The Bifidobacterium sp. WK012_4_13 genome contains the following window.
ACATCGCTCATCGCGGATGCCAACGGGGTATTCACGCCGAGCTTCCTGCCCAGCGCGAGCATCGCATCGGTCGTCGGAACGCCTTCGGCGACCCCATTGCTCAGCTTGGTGGCCTCATCGACTCCCATGCCCTTGCCAAGGTTGAAGCCAAAGGTATAGTTCCTGCTCAACGGGGAACCGCAGGTGGCAACCATGTCTCCGACTCCCGCAAGTCCGGAGAAGGTCGCGGCGATGGCGCCCTGGGCCCTGCCGAGAGCCGACATCTCGGCGAGGCCACTCGTCTGGACCATTGCAACGGTATTCTCACCGTATCCGGCGCCACGGCACATGCCCACCGCAAGCGCGACCACATTCTTCAACGATCCGCACAGTTCCAGCCCGACGACGTCCTGAGAGGTATAGGCCTTGAAATAGGCGGTGGTACAGGCATGGGCGACTGTACGAGCGGCATCGAGATTGGCCGAGGCGATAACCGTCGCAGTGGGCTTTCGATCGGCGACCTCCTTGCTCAGATTCGGTCCCGATACCGCTGCGAACCTGTCTTCGGGAAGTTGCAAGGCCTCACGAACGACCATGTCCATGCGCTTGCCCGTCGAGCGTTCGATACCCTTCATCAGGGAGACGACGATCGCCCGATCGGGAATGAACTGTGTGAATTCCTGCAAGGCGACACGGGCGAATTGCGCCGCGATTGCAACGACTATTATGTCTGCATTCTCGACGGCGGCCCTTCGATTCCCGGTGGCCGTCATCGTGTCAGGCAGTTTCTCGACACTGGGAAGCCGGGAGGCATTACGGTGGTTGTCCTGAATGTCAGACACGATGTTCGGCTCCTTCGCCCACATCATGACCTCATTGCCGGCATCAGCCATAACCCTGCCGAAAGTGGTTCCCCAAGCTCCTGCTCCCAGAACGGTTATATGCAAAATCCTCTCCTTACCTTGAGCCCGATCGGCGGATTCGCCTTGCGTGATCCTTCTCGCCAGAGCCCGATGTTCCATGCGCATGGATGCATCGGGCTTTTACTCATTCGATGGTATACCTCTTATCGACTTTCGGGCGGGGTTTGCGTGACATGGTGGGATAATCCCACAATCCCTCCTCGGGAGGCTCCTCGCCACGAATCTCCTGCATGACGATTTCCATGCGCTCTCGTAGACGCTGTGATAGTTCGACTATCGCAGCCTTTGGCGGTTCGCTCCCCCAGGAATCCATGTCCTTCAGGAGATCCGCATAGTCAAGTGGACGGTCATAGCGCATGACCACATTCTTTCGCGGCCAAGGCCACCAGTGGTTTATTGATGCAGCACCCCATGTGACGGCAGGAAACAGCGGAATCTGCCTGCCCAGACGTCTTGAGGCTTCGAGAGCGATGAATCCAATCCCTGGCTTGAGCGTCATCGGCCACTTCAATGGATCTCGGGTCACGGTACCTTCGGGCCAGATTGTCAGCGGACGCCCGGATGTGAGGATATTCACCGACTCCTCTTCGATCAGCTTCGCCTTGCCTGTTCGTCTGGGGACGGGCTGCATGCCGACAAGCTGGAACCATCGTCCGATTATCGGCCACCTAGCCATTTCGGCCTTGGCCATATATCTTGGCCTGCGGCCCATATGGAATAGCGACATCATCGGCACGAATACATCGAACTGAGTGGCATGCGTGGCCGCGGTAATGAATACGCCACTTTCGGGAACTCGTTCCAATCCCCATGCCTTCACCTTGCAACTTGCGCGAATCACAAGAGACACTCCCGCCAAGAGGCGGTCCGTCGACCTTGGATTCTGCGCATCGATCTCGATCATGTTCGGTCGACGCTCTCCGGTCGGATAGTACCGAGTCGGATCGATGAGCCTGTGATTCTTGGATAAGTGTGCAACTTGCGCATCAGACAGCGCCTTGACCGCCGAACGCGGTGAGGGTTTTCCCTTTGAGACCATATTCCTATTGTCCATCAGACCCTGACAGACTCATTGCCGGCGACACGGCGAGATTGTGAGTTTTGCGGCAATTGCGAAGTATAAATCGCGATTTTTGGCTTATTGCCGTGCGCGTTTCAAGCTTCTTAAGCCCTGCTACTTTGGAATTGCCGCAAAACTCACAATCTCGGTCTGCAATCAGGAAATTTGAGCGCCAAGCGCTGCCAATTTATCTCGGAAGTCCTCATATCCGCGGTCAATCAGAGAAATTCCATGCACCGTCGAAGGGCCGCTTGCAGTCAGAGCAGCAATAAGGTGGCTGAAGCCGCCGCGCAAGTCAGGAACGTCGATATCCTGCCCCTTGAGTGGCGTCGGTCCGAAGATGACCGCAGAATGCTTGAAGTTGCGCTGACGGAAGCGGCATGGAAGCGATCCAAGGCATTCACGGTACAGCTGAATGGTGGCTCCCATCGAAACGAGGGGCTTCGTGAAACCGAAACGGTTCTCATAGACCGTCTCATGCACGATGCTCAAGCCCTTGGCCTGCGTCAGGGCAACGACCAGCGGCTGCTGCCAGTCAGTCATGAATCCTGGATGCACGTCAGTCTCAATGGCCACCGGCTTCAGATCGCCACCCGGATGCCAGAAGCGAATGCCGTTGTCACGAACATCGAATTCACCGCCGATCTTGCGGAACACATTCAGGAAGGTCATCATCTCGGGCTGACTGGCACCTTCGACGAAGATATCGCCACGCGTTGCAAGCGCAGCGGAAGCCCAGCTGGCGGCCTCAATGCGATCAGGCAGTGAGTTGTGCGTGAATCCCTTGAGAGACTTGACGCCCTCGATTCGAATCGTGCGATCCACATCGACGGAAATCTGAGCGCCCATCTTCTGCAGAACGGCCACGAGGTCCATGATCTCGGGCTCTGTCGCAGCACCCGAAAGCTCGGTCTTGCCTTCTGCAAGAACGGCTGCAAGCAAAGTCTGCTCGGTTGCTCCGACCGATGGATAGGGCAGGTGAATCTTCGCGCCGTGCAGACCATCGGGAGCCGTGATATGTATGCCGGCCTCGTGCTCCTTGTCCACAGTCGCTCCAAGACGACGCAAGGTCTCAAGATGGAAGTCGATCGGTCGGCTGCCGATCCGGCACCCTCCGAGGGCCGGAATGAATGCCTCACCCAATCGGTGCAGCAGGGGACCGGAGAAAAGAATAGGAATGCGCGACGATCCCGATAGCGTGTCCACATCGGCGACGTCGGCGAGTTCGACGTGCGATGCATCAATGGAGACCACACCATCCCTGGCCTGCACGTCGACGCTGACTCCGTGAAGGCGCAAAAGATCAGAGACC
Protein-coding sequences here:
- a CDS encoding NAD(P)H-dependent glycerol-3-phosphate dehydrogenase, whose translation is MHITVLGAGAWGTTFGRVMADAGNEVMMWAKEPNIVSDIQDNHRNASRLPSVEKLPDTMTATGNRRAAVENADIIVVAIAAQFARVALQEFTQFIPDRAIVVSLMKGIERSTGKRMDMVVREALQLPEDRFAAVSGPNLSKEVADRKPTATVIASANLDAARTVAHACTTAYFKAYTSQDVVGLELCGSLKNVVALAVGMCRGAGYGENTVAMVQTSGLAEMSALGRAQGAIAATFSGLAGVGDMVATCGSPLSRNYTFGFNLGKGMGVDEATKLSNGVAEGVPTTDAMLALGRKLGVNTPLASAMSDVLNNGISCADMLSELLGSSEM
- a CDS encoding lysophospholipid acyltransferase family protein; the encoded protein is MVSKGKPSPRSAVKALSDAQVAHLSKNHRLIDPTRYYPTGERRPNMIEIDAQNPRSTDRLLAGVSLVIRASCKVKAWGLERVPESGVFITAATHATQFDVFVPMMSLFHMGRRPRYMAKAEMARWPIIGRWFQLVGMQPVPRRTGKAKLIEEESVNILTSGRPLTIWPEGTVTRDPLKWPMTLKPGIGFIALEASRRLGRQIPLFPAVTWGAASINHWWPWPRKNVVMRYDRPLDYADLLKDMDSWGSEPPKAAIVELSQRLRERMEIVMQEIRGEEPPEEGLWDYPTMSRKPRPKVDKRYTIE
- the murA gene encoding UDP-N-acetylglucosamine 1-carboxyvinyltransferase; translation: MTSVKPEDDVLRVVGGSPLEGTIKVRGAKNFVSKAMVAALLAPGVSVLKNVPEIRDVQVVSDLLRLHGVSVDVQARDGVVSIDASHVELADVADVDTLSGSSRIPILFSGPLLHRLGEAFIPALGGCRIGSRPIDFHLETLRRLGATVDKEHEAGIHITAPDGLHGAKIHLPYPSVGATEQTLLAAVLAEGKTELSGAATEPEIMDLVAVLQKMGAQISVDVDRTIRIEGVKSLKGFTHNSLPDRIEAASWASAALATRGDIFVEGASQPEMMTFLNVFRKIGGEFDVRDNGIRFWHPGGDLKPVAIETDVHPGFMTDWQQPLVVALTQAKGLSIVHETVYENRFGFTKPLVSMGATIQLYRECLGSLPCRFRQRNFKHSAVIFGPTPLKGQDIDVPDLRGGFSHLIAALTASGPSTVHGISLIDRGYEDFRDKLAALGAQIS